GCATGGGCATGAAGGTCGACAAGCACCACCACGAAGTGGCGACCTGCCAGCACGAACTCGGGCTGATCTTCGGCGGTCTGACCGAACAGGCTGACAACATCCTGAAATACAAATACGTCATCCACAATGTCGCGCATGCCTATGGCAAGACCGTGACCTTCATGCCGAAACCCATGAAGGGCGACAACGGCTCGGGGATGCACGTGAACATGTCGATCTGGAAAGACGGGAAACCGCTCTTTGCCGGGGACAAATATGCGGATCTGTCGCAGGAAGCGCTGTATTTCATCGGCGGTATCCTGAAACACGCGAAAGCGCTGAACGCGCTGACGAACCCGGGCACCAACAGCTACAAGCGTCTGATCCCGGGCTTCGAGGCCCCGGTTCTGCGCGCCTATTCGGCCCGCAACCGCTCGGGCTGCGTCCGTATTCCGTGGACCGAGTCGCCGAAAGCCAAACGCGTCGAAGCCCGCTTCCCCGATCCGTCGGCGAACCCCTATCTGGCCTTTGCCGCGCTGCTGATGGCCGGTCTCGACGGCATCAAGAACAAGATCGACCCGGGTCCGGCCTCGGACAAGGACCTCTACGATCTGCCGCCGGAAGAACTGGCCGCGATCCCGACCGTCTGCGGCTCGCTGCGCGAGGCGCTGACCGAGCTCGAGAAGGATCACGACTTCCTGCTGGCCGGTGACGTCTTCACCAAGGACCAGCTGGAAGGCTATATCGCGCTGAAGTGGGAAGAAGTGTATGCCTATGAGCACACCCCCCACCCGGTCGAATATCAGATGTACTATTCCTGCTGATCGGCGGGATGGTTCGGGAAAGGGCGCCTTTGGGCGCCCTTTTCTTTTGCCGGGGTGCGACTGCGACTCTTTGCGTATTTGAGCCAAGAAAAAACCCGGCGCTTTTTCTTGGTTCAAATACGCCTCGGGGGTCCGGCGGCGCGAACGCCCGGCGGCTTCCGGTTGCTCCGGACGCTGCGTCAAGTTAGAGAAGGCCAGATTTGTCAAGGAGGCGGGCATGAGCGTGGCATGGGTGTTCCCCGGTCAGGGGGCGCAGACTATCGGGATGGGCAAGGCGCTGGCCGAGGCCTATCCGGCGGCGAAGGCGGTCTTTGACGAGGTCGACGCGGCTTTGGGCGAAAAGCTGAGCGCGCTGATCTGGGAGGGCGAGATCGAGCGGCTGACCCTGACGGCCAATGCGCAGCCGGCGCTGATGGCGACCTCGCTCGCCGCCGTTGCGGCGCTGAAAGCGGAAGGCATCGAGGTGGGGCAGGCGGCCTTTGTGGCCGGGCACAGCCTTGGGGAATATTCGGCGCTGTGTGCGGCGGGGGCCTTGAGCCTGGCCGATACGGCGCGGCTTTTGCGCATCCGCGGCGAGGCGATGCAATCGGCGGTGCCGGTGGGCGTGGGCGCGATGGCGGCTTTGCTGGGGCTCGATTTCGCCACCGCGGCCGAGGTTGCGGCCGAGGCGGCGCAGGGCGAGGTCTGTCAGGCCGCGAATGACAACGACCCGGCGCAGGTGGTGGTGTCGGGCCACAAGGCGGCGGTCGAGCGCGCGGTCGAGATCGCCAAGGGCAAGGGCGCGAAGCGGGCGGTGATGCTGCCGGTCTCGGCGCCCTTCCACTGCGCGCTGATGCAGCCCGCCGCCGACCGGATGGCCGAGGCTTTGGCGGCGGTGACGGTGTCGGCGCCGGTCGTGCCGGTGGTGGCGAATGTGCGCGCCGAGGCCGTGTGCGACCCCGCGACCATTCGTCAGCTGCTGGTGGAACAGGTCACCGGATCGGTGCGCTGGCGCGAGTCGGTGCTGTGGATGGTGGGCCAGGGCGTGACCGACTTCTGCGAAGTGGGCGCGGGCAAGGCGCTGTCGGGGATGATCAAGCGCATCGCCAAGGACACCACGCAAAAGGCTGTCGGCACGCCCGAGGATGTGGCGGCGCTGAAGGGCTGAAGAGGCTACGGGCTTTGCGCCCCCAGACCCCCGCAGGATATTTGTGGCAAGATGAATGCCACGTCAGGAAGGGCTTGCAGATGTTTGATCTGACTGGGAAATCGGCGCTGGTGACGGGCGCTTCGGGCGGCATTGGCGGCGAGGTGGCGAAGGCGCTGCATGCCGCCGGGGCCAAGGTGGCGCTGTCGGGCACGCGGGTCGAGCCGCTGGAGAAGCTGGCGGCGGAGCTGGGCGAGCGGGCCTTTGTCTGCCCCGCGAACCTCTCGGACCCGGCCTCGGTCGAGGCGCTGCCGAAGGCGGCCCTCGAGGCGATGGGGTCTGTGGATATCCTTGTGAACAACGCCGGGATCACCCGGGATAACCTGTTCATGCGGATGTCGGACGAGGAATGGGCAAGCGTGATCGACGTCAACCTGACGGCCTCGTTCCGGCTGATGCGCGGCGTGCTGCGCCCCATGATGAAGGCGCGCTGGGGGCGGATCGTCAATATCACCTCGGTCGTGGGGCAGACCGGCAACCCGGGGCAGGGCAATTATGCCGCCGCCAAGGCGGGGCTGACCGGCATGTCGAAATCGCTGGCCTATGAAGTCGCAAGCCGCGGCATCACGGTGAACTGCGTCGCGCCGGGCTTCATCGCCACGGCGATGACCGACAAGCTGAACGACGAGCAGAAGGCGAAGATCCTGACGCAGATCCCGGCCGGGCGGATGGGCGCGGCCGAGGAGATCGCGGCGGCGGTGCTTTATCTGGCCTCGCCCGAGGCGGGTTATGTCACCGGCACGACGCTGAGCGTCAACGGCGGCATGGCGATGATCTGAGGCCCGCCGGTGTGACGAGTTGCCCCTGCCGCAAGGGCAGGGGCGAAAGCAAAACGGCTTGCCTTGTGGTTTTACTGTGATATGAGCGGCGGGGACGAGCGGGGGCTAGCCTCGGCTCGCGGCAGCCCGGGCAAAACCGGTGTTGAAGCCGCTCGAACGAGCACTGACAGGATGGGTTTCGGCCCCCTAAACGAGGAAGAAACATGAGCGACATCGCGGATCGTGTGAAGAAGATCGTCGTGGAGCATCTGGGCGTGGAAGAGGACAAGGTCACCGAGACCGCCTCGTTCATCGACGATCTCGGCGCCGACAGCCTTGACACCGTGGAACTGGTGATGGCTTTCGAAGAAGAATTCGGCATCGAGATCCCGGATGACGCCGCCGAAACCATCCAGACCTTTGGCGATGCGGTGAAATTCATCACCGAAGCCGCCTGAGGCTTGCAAGCTTTCCGGCTTGACGAACGGCGCCCTTTGGGCGTCGTTTGCATTTGGAGGGGCGCGATGCGGGTGTTTTTGGGGATCATGCTGCCCGAGGCGCTTTGGGGCGCGGTGGCGGCGCTGCAGGCGGAGCTGGGCTGCGGGCGTCCGGTGGCCGGGGAGGCGCTGCATCTGACGCTTTTGTTTCTGGGCGATCTGGAGCTGCCGGAGCTGGAGCGGCTGCACGAGGACATCTCGGCGCTGCCGGTTGCGCCTTTCGAGGTGGTGCTGGCGGGGCTTGACGTGATCGAGAGCGGCGATCGCGGGCGGGTGCTGGCGCTGAAGCTGCGGCCAAGCCCGGCGCTGGAGGCGTTGCAGGCGAAGCTGGCGCAGGCGGCGCGGCGGGCGGGGCTGGCGCTGGAGCGGCGGCGGTTTCGGCCGCATGTGACGATTGCGCGGTTCAATGCGGGGCTGACCGAGACGCAGGCGGCGCGGCTGGGGCATCTGCTGGAAAGCCGGGGCGATGTGGTGCTGCCCGCGTGGCGGGTCGGCGGGTTTTCGATGCTGCGCTCGCATCTGACGCGGGCGGGGGCGGAGTATGAGGTGCTGGCCGACTATCCCGAGGCGCCCTGACCGGCGAAGTGACGCCTGCGGCGGCGCTGGACGTTGCACGGCTTTTGCGGCCCGTGTAGAAGCACTTAACGAAACGCGAAAGGGGTTTGCGATGCGTCGGGTTGTCGTCACGGGTCTGGGTCTGGTCACGCCGCTGGCTTGCGGGGTCGAGGAAACCTGGTCGCGGCTTCTGGCTGGTCAGTCGGGAGCGGGGCCGATCACGCGCTTTGACGCCGCCAATGTCGTGACGAAATACGCCTGCGAAGTGCCGCGCGGCGATGGCTCGGATGGCACCTTCAATCCCGACCACTGGATGGAACCGAAAGAGCAACGCAAGGTGGACGAGTTCATCCTTTACGGCGTGGCTGCGGCGGTGCAGGCGGTGAAGGATTCCGGCTGGGAGCCCGAGGACGAGGAAGCCCGGTGCCGGACCGGCGTGATGATCGGCTCGGGCATCGGCGGGTTGCAGACGATTGCCGAAACCGCGGTGCTGATCAAGGAGAAGGGGCCCAAACGCGTCAGCCCGTTCTTCATCCCGGCGGCGCTGATCAACCTGGTCTCGGGGCAGGTTTCGATCCGCTTCGGCTTCAAGGGGCCGAACCATGCGGTGGTGACGGCCTGCGCGACCGGCGCCCATGCGATCGGCGATGCGGCGCGGCTGATTGCGCTTGGCGATGCCGATGTGATGGTGGCGGGCGGCGCCGAGAACCCGATTTCGGAAATCGGCATTGCCGGGTTCAACGCCTGCAAGGCGCTCTCGACGAAGCGGGCGGACGACCCCAAGGCGGCAAGCCGCCCCTGGGATGCGGACCGCGACGGTTTCGTGATGGGCGAGGGCGCGGGCTGTGTCGTGCTGGAAGAATATGAACACGCGAAAGCGCGCGGCGCGAAGATCTATGCCGAGGTGCTGGGCTATGGGCTCTCGGGCGATGCCTATCACATCACCGCGCCGTCCGAGGATGGCGACGGCGGCTTCCGCGCGATGACGGCGGCGGTGAAGCGCGCGGGGATTGATCCGGGCGAGATTGATTACGTCAATGCGCATGGCACCTCGACCATGGCCGACACGATCGAGCTGGGCGCGGTCGAGCGGCTTTTGGGCGATGCGGCCTCGAAGGCGACGATGTCGTCCACGAAATCGGCGATCGGGCATTTGCTGGGGGCTGCGGGCGCGGTCGAGGCGATCTTCTGCATTCTGGCGATCCGCGATCAGGTGGCGCCGCCGACGCTGAACCTCGACACTCCGGCGGTGGCGGCGAAGATCGATCTGGCGCCGAAAGTGGCGGTGAAGCGCAAGATCGACGTGGCGATGTCGAACAGCTTCGGCTTTGGCGGTACCAATGCGGCCTTGATCCTGGGCAAGGTGCGCGGATGATGTGGCGCAACATCGTCTCCAACTTCCTCACCTTGTTGATTGTTCTGATGGTTGTGTTGGGGGGGGTGGTGACCTGGGCGAAGCGTCAGTATGACGGGCCCGGTCCGCTCATGGCGGGGATGTGTCTGCGCGTCGAGCCCGGTGCGAAGTTTCGCGACATCTCGGAAACGCTGAAGGAAAAGGGCGCGATTTCATCGGCTTATATCTTTCGTGCCGGGGCCGATTACGACAAGAAGGCGGGCAAGCTGAAGGTGGGGTCCTATCTGATCGCACCGGGGGCCTCGATGGCGGGGATTGTCGATCAGATCACCGCGGGCGGCCCCTCGAGCTGCGGCACCGAGCTGAATTACCGCATCGGGGTGAATGGCCAGCAGATGATCCTGCGCGCGCTGGACCCGGCGGTGGGGGACTATGTCGAGACGGCGAAATTCGATCCGAAGCTGGAGCCGGCGCCTGCGGGCTTTGCCGAGCAGGTGGCGCAATCGGATGTGCGGCTGCGGGTGACCTTGGCCGAGGGCGTGACCAGCTGGCAGGTGGTCGAGGCGCTGAAATCGGCGGATTTCCTGACAGGCGAGGTGGCGAAGCTGCCGCCCGAGGGGAGCCTTTCGCCCGACAGCTACGAGATGAAGCGGGGCGCGAAGCGGGCCGATCTGATCGCCGAGATGACCGAGCGACAAAAGGCGGTTCTGGCCGAGTCCTGGGCGGCGCGCGCGCCGGGGCTGCCCTACAAGACGCCCGAGGAGGCGCTGGTGATGGCCTCGCTCGTGGAAAAGGAAACCGGCGTCGCCGCGGAGCGCGCCCGGGTGGCGAGCGTCTTTGTCAACCGGCTGGCGCAGGGGATGCGGCTGCAGACCGATCCGGCGGTGATTTACGGCGTGACCAAGGGGCAGGGCGTGCTGGGGCGCGGTTTGCGGCAATCGGAGCTGCGGCGCGAGACGCCCTATAACACCTATGTCATCGACGGGCTGCCGCCGGGGCCGATCTGCAACCCCGGGACGCAGGCGATCCGCGCGGCGCTGAACCCTGATTCGACGAAGTTCCTGTATTTCGTGGCGGACGGCACCGGCGGGCATGCTTTTGCCGAGACGATCACCGAGCATAACCGGAACGTCGCGCGCTGGCGGGAGATCGAGAAGACCCAAAAGCAGGGCGCAAGCGACGGAAACTGAAGGAAAACCCCGGCTTCGTCCGGGGTTTTTTCTTTTCAGCGGGTGCAACCCTGAATATAGCACTTGACTTTGCGAACGCTTCAAGGTAGAGATAAGGCATGCTAGGAGAGGTGGGCAAGCGCCGCGGGTGACCGTGTGCGCTTTTTTCATTTCGCTCGTGCGGACAGGCATGAGAGGCGGGTCACGCAAGACATGGACATGGGGTTCAAGGGTGGGGACGCTCCTCCGGTGGATTTGCTGGAGGAGACGGAGGAGCTTTATCGGGAAATTGCCGGGGAACTGGCCCTGGCGATGAAAGGGGTTCGCCAGGGCGAGGCGAAGGAGGCCAAGGCCGCCGCGCAGGCGGTCAAGGACCTTCGCGCGGCGTTCCAGATGGTGATGGAAGAAAGGGTGCGTGTTGAAAAACTTCGCAGACAAGTTGCCGGTGTCGGAGCCGGAAGCGAGCTTGACCTGGACGCCGCCCGGGCTGAGATCGGGCGCCGCCTGGCTTGCCTGCGCGACGCCGCAGGAGGTTGACGCCTTTCTGGGGGGGCTTGGGAACAATGCGCTTTTGGCGCTGCCCTGGATTTTCGAATTCTGGGCGCTGCCGCATCAGCTGCCCCCGGTGGGGGCGTGGAAAAGCTGGGTGATCATGGGCGGGCGCGGCGCGGGCAAGACCCGGGCCGGGGCGGAATGGGTGCGGATGCAGGTCGAGGGGGCGGGTCCGGCCGATGCCGGGCCCGCGCATCGGGTGGCGCTGGTGGGCGAGACCTTTGATCAGGTGCGCGACGTGATGATTTTCGGCGAGAGCGGGATTTTGGCCTGTTCTCCGCCGGACCGGCGCCCGGAGTGGGAGGCGACGAAGCGGCGGCTGGTCTGGGCGAATGGCGCGACGGCGCAGGCCTATTCGGCGCAGGAGCCCGAGGCGCTGCGCGGGCCGCAATTCGACGCCGCCTGGGTCGACGAGCTGGCGAAATGGAGACGGGCCGAGGAGACCTGGGACATGCTGCAATTCGCGCTGCGGCTGGGCAAGCATCCGCAGCAGGTGATCACCACGACGCCGCGCAATGTGGGGGTGCTGAAGGCGATCCTCAACAACCCCTCGACGGTGGTGACGCATGCGCCGACCGAGGCGAACCGGGCCTATCTGGCGGAAAGCTTCCTGGCCGAGGTGCAGGCGCGCTATGCGGGCACGCGGCTGGGGCGGCAGGAGCTGGAGGGGGTTCTGCTGGAGGATGTCGAGGGGGCGCTTTGGACGACGGCGCAGCTGGAGGGGCTGCGGCTGGCGTCGCCGCCTGCGATGGACCGGGTGGTGGTAGCGCTCGATCCGGCGGTGACGGGCGGCGCGGGGTCGGATGAATGCGGGATCGTCGTGGCGGGGGCTGTGACGCGCGGGCCGGTGCAGGACTGGCGGGCCTTTGTGCTCGAAGATGCCTCGGTCCGGGGGCGGCCGACCGACTGGGCGCGGGCGGCGATTGCGGCGATGGAGCGCTGGGGCGCCGAGAAGCTGGTGGCCGAGGTCAATCAGGGCGGCGAGATGGTCGAAAGCGTGCTGCGCCAGATCGATCCGCTGGTGCCGTTCAAGGCGCTGCGGGCGTCGCGGGGGAAATCGGCGCGGGCCGAGCCGGTCGCCGCTTTGTATGAGCAGGGCCGGGTGAAGCATTGCCGCGACGGGCGGCTGGGCGCCCTGGAGGATCAGATGTGCCGCATGACGGTGCGAGGCTATGCGGGCAAGGGCTCGCCCGACCGGGTCGATGCGCTGGTCTGGGCGATGACGGAATTGATGATCGAGCCCGCGGCGCATTGGCGGAGGCCGCAGGTGCGCGGGCTTTGAGCGCGCAAGGGCGTATTTGGACCAGGAAAAAGCTGCGTGTTTTTTCTTGGTGAAAATACGCCACGGGGGTGCGGGGGTGTGAAACCCCCGCTTCTGCCGCGGAAATCTGGTCGAAAGGGTCGGGGTTTTCCCGGCCCTTTTTCTTTGGCCGGGGCCTTGGGCCGGGCCGCGACGAGGAGAACGGGATGGGACTGAATTTCTTTCGCAAGGCGGCCCCGGAGGTGCGGACGGAACCGGTGGCCGAGCGCAAGGCCTCGGTGACGGGGCGGATCGTGGCGATGGCCTCGGGGGCGGGGCGGCCGGTCTGGGGGCCGCGCGACACGGTCAGTCTGATGCGCACGGGGTTTGCGGGCAATCCGGTCGGGTTTCGCTCGGTCAAGCTGATCGCGGAGGCGACGGCGGCGGTGCCCTTGATCTGTCAGGATGCCGAGCGGCGCTATGAGATCCATCCGGTTCTGGATCTGCTTCGCCGTCCGAATGCCGGGCAGGGCCGGGCGGAGCTGTTCGAGGCGCTGATCGGGCAGATCCTGCTGTCGGGGAATGGCTATCTGGAGGCGGTCTGTCCCGAGCCCGGCGTGCCGAGAGAGCTGCATGTGCTGCGATCGGACCGGATGGCGGTGGTGCCCGGGGCGGATGGCTGGCCGGTGGGCTATGATTACACCGTGGGCGGGCGCAAGCATCGCTTCGACATGACCGGCCATCCCGATCCGATCTGTCATATCAAGAGCTTCCATCCGACCGATGACCATTACGGGCTGAGCCCGATGCAGGCGGCGGCGGTGGCTTTGGACGTGCATAACGCGGCAAGCGCCTGGTCGAAGGCGCTTTTGGACAATGCCGCGCGGCCCAGTGGCGCGATCATTTACAAGGGCGCCGACGGGCAGGGGGTGCTGGCGCCCGAGCAATATGAGCGGCTCATTTTCGAGATGGAGACGCATCATCAGGGCGCGCGGAATGCCGGGCGGCCGATGCTTTTGGAAGGCGGGCTCGACTGGAAGCCGATGGGGTTTTCCCCCTCCGACATGGAGTTTCACGAGACGAAGGCGGCGGCGGCGCGGGAGATCGCGCTCGCCTTCGGGGTGCCGCCGATGCTGATCGGCATTCCGGGCGATGCGACCTATGCCAATTACGCCGAGGCGAACCGGGCGTTTTACCGCCTGACGGTGCTGCCGCTTCTGACCCGGGTTTCGGCGGCGCTGGCCTGGTGGCTTTCGGGGTATCTGGGCGCGCAGATCGAGCTGAAGCCCGATCTGGATCAGGTGCCGGCGCTGGCGGTGGAGCGGGACCAGCTTTGGGCGCGGATCGGCGCGGCGGGGTTTCTTTCGAACAGCGAAAAACGGGTGCTGCTGGGGCTGCCTCCGACGGCTGAGGGCTGAGGCATGGTGGTGGGGGGGTCGCGGTTTCTCAAGGAGCCCTTCGAGGTGCATGAGCAGCGCTTCGAGGCGACCGAGCGGATCATGGAGTTGCAGTTCACCCAGGTGGAGCGGCGGCTTGAGCGCATCGAGGTGATGATCGAGCGGCTGGAAAAGCGTTTGTTCATGACGGTTTACGGCGTGATCGCCGTGATCCTGACGCAGGCGGTGCAGGGCATTCTGGACTATGCCCCGAAGTGAGGAGCGAGGAATGAAGAGAGGCGAGAGCGGGCTGGAGCGGAAGTTCTGCGGCGCGCAGCCGGTGCAGCTGCAGGACGGCGCGCGGATCGAGGGCTATGCGAGCCTTTTCGGTCTGCCCGATCAGGGCGGCGATGTGGTGGCGAAGGGGGCTTACGCGAAAAGCCTGGCGGCGATTGCGGCGCGGGGGGGCAGCGTGAAGATGCTGTGGCAGCATGACCCGGCGCAGCCGATCGGCGTTTGGGACGAGATCCGGGAGGATGCGCGCGGGCTTTGGGTCAAGGGGCGGCTGTTGCCCGAGGTGGCGCGGGCGCGCGAGGCCTTGGCGCTGATCGCGGCGGGGGCGATCGACGGGCTGTCGATCGGATATCGCACCATCGCCGCCGAGAAGGACGCAAAGGGCCAGCGGCTGCTTGCGGAACTGGAGCTTTGGGAAGTGTCGCTGGTGACATTCCCGATGCTTCGCGAGGCGCGGGTGGCGGCGAAGGGGGAAGCCCCCGAGGCCGCGATCTGGCGTGATCTGGCCCGGGCGCTGAGCGCTGCCACGGCCGAACTGGCGGCGCGCTGAGCCCCGCCGCTGCTGCAGGAGTGTGGAAAGGATGAAGACCGAGACCAAGGCTCGGGCCGGAACGGGCATGCCTGAGGGCGCCGATCCGGTTGCCGAGGTGAAAACCGCGCTGGCCGGTTTCCTGAAGGAAGTCAAAGGCTTTCAGGATGATGTGAAGACGAGATTGCAACAACAGGAAGAGCGTGTGACCATGCTGCAAACGAAGACCTATGCCGGGCGTCATGCCCTTGCCGCCGCCGCGACCGAGGAGGCGCCGCATCAGAAGGCCTTTGCCGCCTATCTGCGCACCGGCGATGATGACGGGCTGCGCGGGCTGAGCCTTGAGGGCAAGGCGCTGAATTCGGCGGTGGCGGCCGAGGGCGGTTATCTGGTCGATCCGCAGACCTCGGAGACGATCCGGGGGGTTTTGCGCTCGACCGCCTCGCTGCGCCAGATCGCCAGTGTCGTCAATGTCGAGGCGACCTCGTTCGATGTGCTGGTGGACAAGACCGACATGGGCTCGGGCTGGGCGAGCGAGACGGCGGCGCTGAGCGAGACCGCGACGCCGCAGATCGACCGCATCACCATTCCGCTGCATGAGCTGGCGGCGATGCCGAAGGCATCGCAACGGCTGCTCGATGACAGCGCCTTTGACATCGAGACCTGGCTGGCGAACCGGATTGCCGACAAGTTCGCCCGGGCGGAGGCGGCGGCCTTCATCTCGGGTGACGGGGTGGACAAGCCGACCGGGTTCCTGACCAAGACCAAGGTGGCGAATGGCGCCTGGGCCTGGGGCAGCCTTGGCTATGTGGCGACCGGCGCGGCGGGGGATTTCGCGGCGGTGAATGCCTCCGATGCGGTCGTGGATCTGGTCTATGCGCTCGGCGCCGAATACCGGGCGAATGCGAGCTTCGTGATGAATTCGAAGACCGCGGGGGCGGTGCGCAAGATGAAGGATGCCGACGGCCGGTTCCTGTGGGCCGACAGTCTGGCGGCGGGGGAACCGGCGCGGCTGATGGGCTATCCGGTGCTGATCGCCGAGGACATGCCCGATATCGCGGCCAATGCCTATGCGATTGCCTTTGGCGATTTCGGCAATGGCTACACGATTGCGGAACGCCCGGATCTGCGGGTGCTGCGTGACCCGTTCTCGGCCAAGCCGCATGTGCTCTTCTATGCGAGCAAGCGGGTGGGCGGCGATGTCAGCGATTTCGCCGCGATCAAGCTGTTGAAGTTTGCCGCCTCGTAACGGGCGGTGAAGGGGCCGGGGGCAACCCGGCTGCCGCCGGTTCGCCGGTCGGGCGGGCGCGGGCTTCCGGCCGCTGCCTAGCTGCTCCCTCCGTCCGAGTGGCGGTGCGGGGTCTGCGCCCGAACGCCCAAGTGCAGGACCGCGGGGGCGGTCGGCTTTTCGGAGAGTTTCCATGATGCTGAACGAAGTGACGGCGGTGCCCGGGACGGCGCTGCCGGTGGCCGAATTCCGCGACCATCTGCGGTTGGGCACCGGCTTTGCCGATCTGGGGGCCGAGGATGCGGCGCTGCTGTCCTATCTGCGGGCGGCCATTGCGGCGATCGAAGGGCGCACGGCCAAGGCGCTGATTTCCCGGGGCTTTCGGCTGGCTCTGACGGCCTGGCGCTGGGGTGACATGCAGACCTTGCCGATTGCGCCCGTGGCGACGGTGACGGCCTTGCGGCTGGTCGATGCGGCGGGGGTCGAGACGCCGGTGGCGGCGGGCTGGCGGCTGGTGCCCGACATGGCGCGGCCGCGGATCGAGGCTTTGGGGGCGATGCTGCCGATGATCCCTACGGGCGGGCGGGTCGAGATCGACTTCACCGCCGGGTTCGGGGCCAGTTGGAGCGCGCTGCCGGTTGATCTGGCGCAGGCGGTGTTCCTGCTGGCGGCGCAATATTACGAGCTGCGCCATGACGGGGCGGCCGAGGGCGGCGCGATGCCCTTTGGGGTGATGGCGCTGATCGAGCGCTGGCGCACGGTGCGGGTGCTGGGGGGACGGCCATGAGCAGGCCGCGGCTGAACCGCCTGCTGGTGCTGGAAGAGGCCGTGCGCGTGGCCGATGGCGCGGGCGGGCACCGGCTGGACTGGCAGGCGAAGGGCGAGGTCTGGGCCGAGGTCACGGCGGGCAGCGGCAGCGAGCGGGCGGGGGAATTCGTCACGCTGGCCTC
This DNA window, taken from Rhodobacter capsulatus SB 1003, encodes the following:
- the fabF gene encoding beta-ketoacyl-ACP synthase II codes for the protein MRRVVVTGLGLVTPLACGVEETWSRLLAGQSGAGPITRFDAANVVTKYACEVPRGDGSDGTFNPDHWMEPKEQRKVDEFILYGVAAAVQAVKDSGWEPEDEEARCRTGVMIGSGIGGLQTIAETAVLIKEKGPKRVSPFFIPAALINLVSGQVSIRFGFKGPNHAVVTACATGAHAIGDAARLIALGDADVMVAGGAENPISEIGIAGFNACKALSTKRADDPKAASRPWDADRDGFVMGEGAGCVVLEEYEHAKARGAKIYAEVLGYGLSGDAYHITAPSEDGDGGFRAMTAAVKRAGIDPGEIDYVNAHGTSTMADTIELGAVERLLGDAASKATMSSTKSAIGHLLGAAGAVEAIFCILAIRDQVAPPTLNLDTPAVAAKIDLAPKVAVKRKIDVAMSNSFGFGGTNAALILGKVRG
- a CDS encoding acyl carrier protein encodes the protein MSDIADRVKKIVVEHLGVEEDKVTETASFIDDLGADSLDTVELVMAFEEEFGIEIPDDAAETIQTFGDAVKFITEAA
- the fabG gene encoding 3-oxoacyl-ACP reductase FabG: MFDLTGKSALVTGASGGIGGEVAKALHAAGAKVALSGTRVEPLEKLAAELGERAFVCPANLSDPASVEALPKAALEAMGSVDILVNNAGITRDNLFMRMSDEEWASVIDVNLTASFRLMRGVLRPMMKARWGRIVNITSVVGQTGNPGQGNYAAAKAGLTGMSKSLAYEVASRGITVNCVAPGFIATAMTDKLNDEQKAKILTQIPAGRMGAAEEIAAAVLYLASPEAGYVTGTTLSVNGGMAMI
- the fabD gene encoding ACP S-malonyltransferase — translated: MSVAWVFPGQGAQTIGMGKALAEAYPAAKAVFDEVDAALGEKLSALIWEGEIERLTLTANAQPALMATSLAAVAALKAEGIEVGQAAFVAGHSLGEYSALCAAGALSLADTARLLRIRGEAMQSAVPVGVGAMAALLGLDFATAAEVAAEAAQGEVCQAANDNDPAQVVVSGHKAAVERAVEIAKGKGAKRAVMLPVSAPFHCALMQPAADRMAEALAAVTVSAPVVPVVANVRAEAVCDPATIRQLLVEQVTGSVRWRESVLWMVGQGVTDFCEVGAGKALSGMIKRIAKDTTQKAVGTPEDVAALKG
- the mltG gene encoding endolytic transglycosylase MltG produces the protein MWRNIVSNFLTLLIVLMVVLGGVVTWAKRQYDGPGPLMAGMCLRVEPGAKFRDISETLKEKGAISSAYIFRAGADYDKKAGKLKVGSYLIAPGASMAGIVDQITAGGPSSCGTELNYRIGVNGQQMILRALDPAVGDYVETAKFDPKLEPAPAGFAEQVAQSDVRLRVTLAEGVTSWQVVEALKSADFLTGEVAKLPPEGSLSPDSYEMKRGAKRADLIAEMTERQKAVLAESWAARAPGLPYKTPEEALVMASLVEKETGVAAERARVASVFVNRLAQGMRLQTDPAVIYGVTKGQGVLGRGLRQSELRRETPYNTYVIDGLPPGPICNPGTQAIRAALNPDSTKFLYFVADGTGGHAFAETITEHNRNVARWREIEKTQKQGASDGN
- a CDS encoding DNA-packaging protein, giving the protein MRSGAAWLACATPQEVDAFLGGLGNNALLALPWIFEFWALPHQLPPVGAWKSWVIMGGRGAGKTRAGAEWVRMQVEGAGPADAGPAHRVALVGETFDQVRDVMIFGESGILACSPPDRRPEWEATKRRLVWANGATAQAYSAQEPEALRGPQFDAAWVDELAKWRRAEETWDMLQFALRLGKHPQQVITTTPRNVGVLKAILNNPSTVVTHAPTEANRAYLAESFLAEVQARYAGTRLGRQELEGVLLEDVEGALWTTAQLEGLRLASPPAMDRVVVALDPAVTGGAGSDECGIVVAGAVTRGPVQDWRAFVLEDASVRGRPTDWARAAIAAMERWGAEKLVAEVNQGGEMVESVLRQIDPLVPFKALRASRGKSARAEPVAALYEQGRVKHCRDGRLGALEDQMCRMTVRGYAGKGSPDRVDALVWAMTELMIEPAAHWRRPQVRGL
- the glnA gene encoding type I glutamate--ammonia ligase encodes the protein MSAVKKALDLMKAEEVEYVDIRFCDPRGKLQHVTLIADLVDEDFFEEGFMFDGSSIAGWKSIDQSDMKLIPDASSVYIDPFYAEKTMCVHCNVVEPDTGEAYSRDPRGIALKAEAYLKASGIGDVAYFGPEAEFFIFDDVRYSVTPAKVAYQIDAEAAAWNTDAEVEMGNLAHRAGHKGGYFPVNPVDEAQDLRGEMLSTMKRMGMKVDKHHHEVATCQHELGLIFGGLTEQADNILKYKYVIHNVAHAYGKTVTFMPKPMKGDNGSGMHVNMSIWKDGKPLFAGDKYADLSQEALYFIGGILKHAKALNALTNPGTNSYKRLIPGFEAPVLRAYSARNRSGCVRIPWTESPKAKRVEARFPDPSANPYLAFAALLMAGLDGIKNKIDPGPASDKDLYDLPPEELAAIPTVCGSLREALTELEKDHDFLLAGDVFTKDQLEGYIALKWEEVYAYEHTPHPVEYQMYYSC
- a CDS encoding phage portal protein, which codes for MGLNFFRKAAPEVRTEPVAERKASVTGRIVAMASGAGRPVWGPRDTVSLMRTGFAGNPVGFRSVKLIAEATAAVPLICQDAERRYEIHPVLDLLRRPNAGQGRAELFEALIGQILLSGNGYLEAVCPEPGVPRELHVLRSDRMAVVPGADGWPVGYDYTVGGRKHRFDMTGHPDPICHIKSFHPTDDHYGLSPMQAAAVALDVHNAASAWSKALLDNAARPSGAIIYKGADGQGVLAPEQYERLIFEMETHHQGARNAGRPMLLEGGLDWKPMGFSPSDMEFHETKAAAAREIALAFGVPPMLIGIPGDATYANYAEANRAFYRLTVLPLLTRVSAALAWWLSGYLGAQIELKPDLDQVPALAVERDQLWARIGAAGFLSNSEKRVLLGLPPTAEG
- the thpR gene encoding RNA 2',3'-cyclic phosphodiesterase, coding for MRVFLGIMLPEALWGAVAALQAELGCGRPVAGEALHLTLLFLGDLELPELERLHEDISALPVAPFEVVLAGLDVIESGDRGRVLALKLRPSPALEALQAKLAQAARRAGLALERRRFRPHVTIARFNAGLTETQAARLGHLLESRGDVVLPAWRVGGFSMLRSHLTRAGAEYEVLADYPEAP